CGGCAAGAAGACGCTGCTGCTCGGGCCCAACTGCCCCGGCCTGATCACCCCTGACGAGATCAAGATCGGCATCATGCCCGGCCACATCCACCGCAAGGGCCGCATCGGCGTGGTCTCGCGCTCGGGCACGCTGACCTATGAGGCGGTGGCGCAGCTCACCGAGATCGGCCTGGGCCAGTCCAGCGCCGTGGGCATCGGCGGCGACCCGATCAACGGCCTGAAGCACATCGACGTGATGAAGGCCTTCAACGACGACCCCGACACCGACGCCGTGATCATGATCGGCGAGATCGGCGGCCCCGACGAGGCCGACGCCGCGCGCTGGTGCAAGACCAACATGAAGAAGCCGGTGGTCGGCTTCATCGCCGGCGTGACGGCGCCCCCCGGCAAGCGCATGGGCCATGCGGGCGCGCTGATCTCCGGTGGCGCCGACACGGCCGATGCCAAGCTGGCGGTGATGGAGGAGTGCGGCTTCAAGGTCACGCGCAATCCGTCCGAGATGGCCAAGCTGCTGAAGGCACTGCTCTGAAGCGGCGGCGGCCCCGCCGCTGACGCCAAGCCGGCCGCGGGCCGGCTTTTTTGTGCCCGCGCAATCCCCCATTCCCAATAGCGCCTGTTTGCAACAGAATGTATTAGCGGTGTGACAAACTGCCTTGTCCGCCCTGGGACCCTCTGTTACCGTCCCGCCAGGAGTCCTGCACCTTGGATGGCGGAGCGGGCGAGGAGCTGCACCCAGAGGCAATGGGCAGCCATCAGGACAAGGGGCGCAGGTGAGTACATCTTCTTCGGCAAAGCGGCGCCAGTTCTGGCGCGCGGACTGGTTCATCGGCGCCGCCATCGTGGTCGCCGTGTTCGTCCTCTGGAAGTCCACCAGCCTGTTCGAGACCCTCGAGCGACGCTTCTACGATGTCGCCAGCGTCCAGAGCGCGCGCCAGCCGTCCGACCGCATCGCCGTCATCGCCATCGACGACCAGAGCATCGCCAACATCGGCCGCTGGCCCTGGCCGCGCGACGTCCACGCCGAATTGATCGACAAGCTCGCGGCCGCCAGGGCCAAGACCATCGTCTACACGACCTTCTTCTTCGAGCCGCACACCGACCGCGGGCTGGCCTACATCCGCAGGATCCGGCAGGCGCTGGGCGCCGGCACCGGCAACGAGGCGCTGGCCGCGCTGACGGCCGAGGCCGAGCAGACCCTGGACACCGACGGCAAGCTGGCCGCCAGCATGGCCAGGGCCGGCAATGTGCTGGTGCCCGCGGTGTTCGAGCTCGGTGAGCCCCAGGGCAAGCCCGACAAGCCGTTGCCGGCCGCGGTCGCCCGCGGCACCGTCGACGACCGCAGCGGCTTCGCCCTGCCGGCCGTGCGGGGCCAGTACCCGATCGACACCATCGGCAACGCCGCCGCGGCCGTGGGCCACCTGAACCAGACCAACGACGTCGACGGCGCGGTCCGCGCCGACCCGCTGCTGGTCAACTACTACGGCCGTGGCGTGCCCTCGCTGGCGCTGCTGGCCGCGGCCCGCAGCCTGAACCTCGGCCCGGACGACATCCGGGTCCAGCCCGGCGAGGGCCTCCGGGTCGGCAAGCTGCAGGTGCGCACCGACGAGGCCGCCCGCGTCCTGCCGCAGTTCTACCGCGCCCGCGACGGCCGGCCGCCATTCGCCGTCGACTCCTTCTACGACGTCCTGAGCGGCAAGATCCCGGCCTCCAAGTACGCCGACAAGATC
This genomic window from Ramlibacter pinisoli contains:
- the sucD gene encoding succinate--CoA ligase subunit alpha; the protein is MSIYINKDTKVITQGITGKTGQFHTEKCQEYANGKNCFVAGVNPKKAGEKIFDIPIYASVQEAKQQTGATVSVIYVPPAGAAAAIWEAVEADLDLAICITEGIPVKDMLEVRNRMKAKEAKGGKKTLLLGPNCPGLITPDEIKIGIMPGHIHRKGRIGVVSRSGTLTYEAVAQLTEIGLGQSSAVGIGGDPINGLKHIDVMKAFNDDPDTDAVIMIGEIGGPDEADAARWCKTNMKKPVVGFIAGVTAPPGKRMGHAGALISGGADTADAKLAVMEECGFKVTRNPSEMAKLLKALL